The window CGATGAATGTGTTCCCGGATTAGCCTCTCTGAGCATGTGCAAGTATTTCGGTATTTTTCCATAACTACTCTCTGGTATACCTCTAACAGCATTAACCGCATATTCACGAGCATCCCATGCTAAAGATTTCGTGATCTCACAGCCATGATCCATAAGCATAATCTGTATTATATCATTGCATTTTGGCCCTTCCTTAACCCCTTCATACCTATGCATAATCAGACTGCCTATAGTTTTGGCCGAAGCAGTCCTACccggtttggttttgtttgaaggTGCGCATGTATGTTCACCGACATACTTTTTGATAATGAAATATTCAGAATCCTTCAAACACTCTGCTCGAACACACCAATTGCATGCATTATCCTCACATCTAACGTACCAAAGTTGTCTATCCGTTTTGATAACCTCGTAGTGAAAGTTATGCTTCATTGCACATATCTCGAAAGTCGCCTTCAGCAAAGTTTTGTTCTCAAACAATTGTCCCTTCTTAACAACATTGAGCACAGAAAACTTTGACATCTTATGTATGTCCTCTTTGGCCGAGATCATGGTATCGGCATGATAGGCATCCTCATCAACTTCGACTCTTCtaatcttttctttctttttctcgcACTGCCTCTCAACAAACACAGGAGCCGGTTCGTTCCCCTATCAACCGAGTTTCCCTCCTCTTGAGCAGAACTTGAATCAGCTGGCGACTTGTTAAGATCAAAGTCTGGTTCATTCAGATTCTCAACTTTGGCTTTAGACGTTACACACAATCGAGTAGAAACACACTTTTGAACAAAACCAACAAAATTCTGAAGCTGTCGATCATTCGCAATGATCACAGGTGGACAAGTTGATGTATTGATCAACTCATTAGGTAGATAACTCAACTCCAAATCGGGTAAGCtatcttcttccatatcaaaaTCTTCCAAAACCATTCTTTTAAAAACCTCTAAGGTAGAACTTGATTCCAATAACAGTAGCCTAGCCCCTTTCTCATCAGCCGAAAAAACCCATCCCGTGGTTGCTCCAAACTCCCAAACACCACATGTTGTATAGATATGCATCATAGAACAAGTTTTTGTGAAAATCACAAGACAAACTATAGAAAAATCATGGGGAAATCATAGATTGGTGAAGAAGAACATtcaaaatcgttttttttttaatttttcacgaagcaaatcaatgaaaacacgttttaggaagttagaatatttttagaatatttttaaaactgcaACTTccttaattttcgaaaattcagtttttttatCCGTAGAAGGCACCTTCTACACTGTGTAGAACATAACAAAATTCCAGAATGTAATTTCTACACTATGTGGACGTTCGTGTATGTTTTAGATTTTGCATTCCTGATAACTTAGAATACTcgataaaagtagaaacatgtttCTGAATAAAAGTAGCGATCATTACAAATAGTAGAATTCGTATTCCCCatatttagaattatagtaaaaaGTAGTTTTTACGTTCTAAAACAAGTAGATGGATGTGTTCATTCTAGAATGCATTTTCTACTCACCCGTTTTGTGTAGAAACAGaattctacttttagtagaacgtaatttaaaaacattatttattatgtttttcaaaCCTAAAAAAATATGTGTTTGTGTAAATGGgtgttttattagttttttatatttttaataatttttttgattcttataactattttttacattaattttaacATATGGAAAGGGTAAAAAGGAGagaaaatggaaaaaaatgGATTTATACCATAGGGACAACTATGCTGATTTCTTGTtctcttttggcaattttccctatagttttttacttttttaccTTGGGGAACTAAGTGAAAGTTAGAAAAAGGtttaaaaaaactccaaaactttttttaattaaggCCTTTCCTTGAACAAAGAAGCTAAGCCGGTGACCTTCACTTCTCTCTCCACCGCCACATCATCATCACCGCCGTAAACAGACGGAAAAGGAGAGGAGGAAGAATTAATAACTCCCGGAGATAAAGATTTCTCCTCGAAAACCAGCTCAAGCTCTGCACAATCATCAAGCTCCGGCTCAGCCGCGGCCACCGTAGCAGGCGGCTCTTCAGCGTTTCCAGAAGCAACGACGGAGGCTCTGGTGTAAGAGGACATCCACTTAGATCGCATGTACTCCGCTTTCCTCCACGGAGGCAAATgcatccctctcttcttcaagctttgTTTCGCCGCCTCGGAGATCAACGAGACGATCTGAGTTAATCGATCGGATTTGCCGACGAAGATGAAGGGTAGAGATTGAAGCAACGCCTTGTAACCACTCGTCTGCCTCGCGATATCGAACTCTGATCGGAAATCAACGTCGATTAACAACCGTTCTTCTCCAACAATCACATCTATGTACTCGTATTCACCTGAAAATTAGCGAATAATCAGtctcagagagagagagagagagagagagagagagtcaccAGCTGGGAATGATGGAGATTTCTCCCATTTGGATTTGCAGAGTGAAGAATCGTAGTGAAGAGATAAGAGTCCTTCGTTGAGGAGCTTCCTCAGATCCTCTTTTCGTTTGACTGATCTGTTCTTATCAACGATCTTCGCCGCGTCGGCTAAGAGGTTCCTCTCCGCGAGGCTCACGCATGTGACCAAACTCTGTGAATAGATCGAGATTACAATCCGGTTAACACTAatcaagaaagagagagatagaagAACCGGTTTAGTGTATACCTTGATATGATCAGAGGCGTCGCCGATGAAAGACTCAGTTGAACCACCGAAGAGATCAAAATCATCGTCGGAGGAGCTATCGTCGTTGTTTCCGTTGAAGCAGTTGCATCGGTTGCGTCCACATTTGGCTTGCTTCTCGTTCGTTTCCTCTATGAAGTTCTGAACCATCTTCGCTAAGCAAACGGAGCTCGGCTCGAACTCCGTCACCGCCGCTCCTCCTCCGCATTGAACTTCGCCACCGTGTGATGGTTTCTCGGAGGTTGCGTTTCTCAGCACGTTTGTGAACGGCCGGTCAAACAAACGCTTGAGGCGAGATTTGAGCACCGGTCGAGCTGCCGTCTCTCTTACGGCGGGTGAATCGATATCAATCGGCTGGATCTTCATCATAAACGGCATCGTTTTACCCTAAGACGAAGATCTAACCTCTCTACGGTCCAAGTCAATTCTCGTTCAAACTAGCTATAGAAGAAACATACGCTGAAAATTCAAATCTCTCTCAAGGACTTTCACAAACCCACAAAATTTTCGGAAACTGGTGGTATGTCCAAGaaggaataagaagaagaatctaTCAAAACCTCTCAGCTAACACCAGAAGAAAACCTAGAGCGTCTTCTTCGATTTAGCGGatcttctttttcacaaaacaaaGCAAAGAATAATACTACTATCAATAGAAAATGTCTAGGAGACGGATCAGTGACGCTTTTCACGGAAAACGTAACGGCGATGGTCGGAGACAGCGTTACTACAGACGGACATGATTACCGAAATATTCACTTTCCCGGCGAGATTCATCGCCGGTGAATTCAAAGATAAGCGACAAatctaaagagagagagagagaaagaagaagaaaacgtaatttgtgataatatatattttctggtGAGGGTGAGATGAGTGTGGGTAAAGAGACGTTGGCTTAATCTTTTATAATGGTTCAGAAAGATGAAAGCTGACTAGGCACTGTTTATGCCATGTCAGATGTTATGTGGTTTGGATTTTTACCGTTTAACCTTCTTTTATTTATAGGGTATGACCGATTGATTTCTCCgttaccacccgcaaacgcagcttttgcggttgataGCGGTGGTTGGCGTTtcgcaacaatcactcaaatcgcttcGAAcggctctaaaccgcttcaaaccgctctaaacctcATAAATTTATAAGCTGGTTTCAACTAGCATTTGCGGTAGTATAATcttttttatacaaaataaatacaaaactaaaaatacaaatttaaattggaattatgaaaatactaaaatatatctattatattttaattaatataataaaattttaaataaaaatgtttttttttgtaatttaaaaaaaattcaaactatagctttctaaatataatttttatatttattataatattataatttttaatatttttataattatataaaatgtaaatattgataatttattatttaaccagTATTGTATTTGATaattaaccagtcataagtattttgcaaacgcacaaatttctaaccgTAGCACTAGTCATAtaatctcttaaaaccgttagaaaccgcaaccatcaGCATCTTCAAACTCatgcaaccgctgcgtttgaaccagccACGTTTTTAGTGGGACGATGGTGG is drawn from Brassica rapa cultivar Chiifu-401-42 chromosome A05, CAAS_Brap_v3.01, whole genome shotgun sequence and contains these coding sequences:
- the LOC103868952 gene encoding uncharacterized protein LOC103868952: MPFMMKIQPIDIDSPAVRETAARPVLKSRLKRLFDRPFTNVLRNATSEKPSHGGEVQCGGGAAVTEFEPSSVCLAKMVQNFIEETNEKQAKCGRNRCNCFNGNNDDSSSDDDFDLFGGSTESFIGDASDHIKSLVTCVSLAERNLLADAAKIVDKNRSVKRKEDLRKLLNEGLLSLHYDSSLCKSKWEKSPSFPAGEYEYIDVIVGEERLLIDVDFRSEFDIARQTSGYKALLQSLPFIFVGKSDRLTQIVSLISEAAKQSLKKRGMHLPPWRKAEYMRSKWMSSYTRASVVASGNAEEPPATVAAAEPELDDCAELELVFEEKSLSPGVINSSSSPFPSVYGGDDDVAVEREVKVTGLASLFKERP